The Micromonospora sp. M71_S20 genome has a window encoding:
- a CDS encoding cation:proton antiporter regulatory subunit: MQIERVPLPGIGVGYTLHTGEGQVIGVVCHRGGRRDVVVYAPGDPDTVERSVTLSATEAQEVAELLHPVATIDHVTHLERHREAISVVELPVTAASPYDGRTLAEAVARIHGVSVVAVVRDGRTITAPGLGHVLAHGDVLIVAGGQQSIEALSRALIHTDP; encoded by the coding sequence ATGCAGATAGAACGCGTGCCGCTGCCCGGTATCGGTGTCGGCTACACCCTGCACACCGGGGAGGGACAGGTGATCGGGGTCGTCTGCCACCGCGGCGGCCGGCGCGACGTCGTCGTCTACGCGCCCGGTGACCCGGACACCGTGGAGCGGTCCGTGACCCTCAGCGCGACCGAGGCGCAGGAGGTGGCCGAACTGCTGCACCCCGTCGCCACCATCGACCACGTCACGCACCTGGAACGGCACCGGGAGGCGATCAGCGTCGTCGAGCTGCCGGTCACGGCCGCCTCGCCGTACGACGGCCGGACCCTGGCCGAGGCGGTCGCGCGCATCCACGGCGTGAGCGTCGTCGCCGTCGTGCGCGACGGACGGACGATCACCGCACCGGGGCTGGGGCACGTCCTCGCCCACGGCGACGTCCTGATCGTCGCCGGGGGCCAGCAGAGCATCGAGGCGCTGAGCCGGGCGCTGATCCACACGGACCCGTAG
- a CDS encoding potassium/proton antiporter — translation MDLGELYVTLAVGAGVVLASVGAARLATRLGMPVLLAYLAVGLLLGQDLAGFPFDDAALAQALGLAALAVILVEGGLTTKFSDVREVLAPASVLATVGVFVSVAVTAAAAYLLLDIGWQMALLLGAVVSSTDAAAVFSVLRAVPLPRRLTSLVEAESGLNDAPTLILVLTFSAATLDAVEPLPLVATMAYQLIAGGAIGVVTGATGVWLLRRLTLPTSGLYPIATVACGVLAFAVAGLAQTSGFLAAYLAALVLGNAGLPHRRATHSVAEGLGWIAQIGLFVMLGLLATPSELPAAIVPAIVVGTALLLLARPASVLVALAAFRIPLREQAFLSWAGLRGAVPIVLATIPVVGGAPGSEQVFNIVFVLVVVFTLIQAPTLPWLARRLRLDSHDLGPDLQIELAPLDAMDADLIHVTVEPGSRLHGVYLPELRLPPPAATTLVVRGDDSFVPDEHTRLRVGDQLVVLTTPPVRDATERRLRAVSRAGRLATWFGEAGHFAPPDDRRQ, via the coding sequence GTGGATCTCGGTGAGCTGTACGTGACGCTGGCCGTCGGCGCCGGCGTGGTCCTGGCCAGCGTCGGCGCGGCCCGGCTGGCCACCCGGCTGGGCATGCCGGTGTTGCTGGCGTACCTGGCCGTCGGCCTGCTGCTGGGCCAGGACCTGGCCGGTTTCCCGTTCGACGACGCGGCCCTGGCCCAGGCCCTGGGCCTGGCCGCGCTGGCGGTCATCCTGGTCGAGGGCGGCCTGACCACCAAGTTCAGCGACGTACGCGAGGTGCTGGCGCCCGCGTCGGTGCTGGCCACCGTCGGCGTGTTCGTCAGCGTCGCCGTCACCGCCGCGGCGGCGTACCTGCTGCTGGACATCGGCTGGCAGATGGCGCTGCTGCTGGGAGCCGTCGTGTCGTCCACCGACGCCGCGGCGGTGTTCTCCGTGCTGCGGGCGGTGCCGCTGCCCCGGCGGCTGACGAGCCTGGTGGAGGCCGAGTCCGGACTCAACGACGCTCCCACGTTGATCCTGGTGCTCACCTTCAGCGCCGCCACCCTCGACGCGGTCGAGCCCCTGCCGCTGGTCGCCACGATGGCCTACCAGTTGATCGCCGGGGGCGCGATCGGCGTGGTGACCGGCGCTACCGGCGTGTGGCTGCTGCGGCGGCTGACCCTGCCCACCTCCGGCCTGTACCCCATCGCGACGGTCGCCTGCGGGGTGCTGGCGTTCGCCGTCGCCGGCCTGGCCCAGACCAGCGGGTTCCTGGCCGCGTACCTGGCCGCACTGGTGCTCGGCAACGCCGGCCTGCCGCACCGCCGGGCCACCCACTCGGTCGCCGAAGGGCTGGGCTGGATCGCCCAGATCGGCCTGTTCGTCATGCTCGGCCTGCTGGCCACGCCCAGCGAACTGCCCGCCGCGATCGTTCCCGCGATCGTGGTCGGTACGGCACTGCTGCTGCTCGCCCGGCCCGCCTCCGTGCTGGTGGCGCTGGCCGCGTTCCGGATTCCACTGCGCGAACAGGCGTTCCTGTCGTGGGCCGGACTGCGCGGTGCCGTGCCGATCGTGCTGGCCACCATCCCGGTCGTCGGCGGGGCGCCGGGCAGCGAACAGGTCTTCAACATCGTCTTCGTGCTCGTCGTGGTGTTCACCCTCATCCAGGCCCCGACCCTGCCCTGGCTGGCACGGCGGCTACGCCTCGACTCGCACGACCTGGGACCCGACCTGCAGATCGAGCTGGCGCCGCTGGACGCCATGGACGCCGACCTCATCCACGTCACCGTCGAACCCGGTTCCCGCCTGCACGGGGTCTACCTGCCCGAGCTGCGGCTGCCGCCGCCGGCGGCGACCACCCTCGTCGTGCGTGGCGACGACTCGTTCGTGCCCGATGAGCACACCCGGCTGCGCGTCGGTGACCAACTGGTCGTGCTCACCACCCCACCCGTACGCGACGCCACCGAACGGCGTCTGCGGGCCGTTTCCCGCGCCGGGCGGCTGGCCACCTGGTTCGGCGAGGCCGGCCATTTCGCTCCACCTGACGACAGGAGGCAATGA